DNA from Syntrophobacterales bacterium:
CTGTCCCTGCATATTGAAAAGAGGCCCGCCGCTGTTGCCGGGGTTGATGGAGGCGTCTGTCTGAATAAAATTGTCGTAAGGGCCCGCGCCAATCACCCTTCCCTTGGCGCTGACAATCCCGACGGTCACGGTCTGTTCCAACCCAAAAGGATTGCCGATGGCCATCACCCAGTCGCCGACCCGCAACTTGTCGGAGTCTCCGGTATCAGCGACAGGGAGGCTTTCCGAGGGCTTTATCTTAATCAGGGCGATGTCCGTCTTGGCATCCTTACCGATTACCTTTGCATCATACTCCTTGCCGTTGGACAGTTTTACCAGAATCTTGTCTGCCTTCTCAACAACATGATTATTTGTAAATATATAGCCGTCATGACTGATGATAAAACCCGAGCCCAGGCTTTTCTGCTTGAATTCTCTTTGGGGAACGTCGCCAAAAAAGCGTTCAAAAAAATCATCGCCGCCAAAATATCGTCCCAGGGGGGATCCTTCGAAGGGCGATCGCACCCCTCCCCCGCGCATTATCTTGGTGGTGCTGATATTCACCACTGATGGCTTCAGCTTTTCCGCCAGATCGGCAAACGATAATGGCGCCTGTGACAGCGGAGAGGTTGAAACGGCAGAGGCCTCCTGCACATCCGGCACCGGCGATGACCTGAAAAATGAAGAGCGCAGAACCTCAACTGCCGAAACGATAAAAAAACCGATCAAAAAAGCAATGAGAAACATGACGAAGGTTTTTCGTCCCCTGTTTTCCGTTTTCATTTTACTCTTCCTCCTCCAGAAGCAATATCAAACAATAAAACCCAAGAAATCCCAAAAGGCATCTTGCCCTGCAATATATTAGTCATTTACAATTTGTCAATGCATCCCCGTCCCGCATTTATTAAAAAGCTGTGCCTGACGACGAAAAGGCGCAAAATATTCCATTGGCAGTGCGGGGCGCTACTATCATGCTTCTGTGCCCACGCGGTTGACAAGGCGCCCTATCTTTTCTATTTCTATAACTATCTCGTCGCCATCCCTGAGAAAGACCGGCGGTTTTCTGGCAAATCCCACTCCTTCCGGAGTGCCCGTCAGAATTACCGTACCGGGAAGCAGGGTAAGCGACTGGCTGAGATCGCTGATCAAGGCCGGGATATCGAAAATCATGTCTGCTGTATTGGAATTCTGCATGATTTTGCCGTTTAATATGGAACAAATGCGAAGATTATTGGGAGAGGGAATTTCGTCGCAGGTAACGATGCAGGGACCCAAGGGACAGAAGGTGTCGAAGCTTTTGCCGCGCGACCACTGCCGTTTCTGTTTTTCAATCTGCCAGTCCCTGGCGCTGACGTCATTGGCGCAACTGTATCCCAGCACATACTTCAGGGCATCTTCCCGGCGGACGTTTTTCGCCTTTTTGCCGATTACGATGGCCAGTTCAGCCTCATAGTCAACTTGATCAGGCCCCGCCGCCGGCAGTACGATCGTCTCCCCCGTACCGATCACACTCGTTGTCGCCTTAATAAACAAAACCGGGATTTCCGGACGGCTGACCTTGGTCTCTTCGGCGTGACGTCCGTAATTTAGCCCAACGGCCAGGATATTCGGCGGAGCGAGTGGAGAAAGTAGTTGCGATATGCGCATGATCTTGCTTGTTTTTTCGAGATTTCCAAACAGATCCCCCTCAAGCGCCAGTGCCTCCCCGGGCCTGCTTTCATCTATCGCTCCAAGGCAAAGATCCCTATTTTCCGTCAAAAACCTTACGATTTTCATAAACAACCCCCGATTATTTTTGTTCCCTATAGCAGAATCGCCAAAAAAATAAAATCTTTCCTTTGCCGCTATTTACCGGCAGATAACCGTTATAATAGCGAAACAGACAAAGATCGGACTGAGCTGCTACGGTAAAATTTCTATTTTGCAGCGGACCACGGACAAAAGTTGTTTCTGGCGTCACTTGCCAACCTGCTTGCGTCCGGTTCTCACGGGTAATGCAATCTTCCTTTTCTCCGGAGCTGGTTGTCGGCGGTACAAGGCGGCAGTGTGTCCGATCATGCCTACCAAGTGGCTGTTCGTCCTCAGCGCCAGCTCATTGGTAAGGACGATCTTTTGCTCGCTTTCTTTAAAATCGTTGAATTTTATCTTGATCAACTCGTGCAGGGAAAGTGCTTCATCAACAGCAAGAGTTGTGCCGTCAGTCAACCCCTCTTTGCCGATCAGGACGAGGGGTTTCAGGCTATGGGCCAGACCGCGCAGATATTTCTTCTCAAACCCCTTCAGGTCTTCCATACTCATTTTCCTTTCTATTTTGCCGTTGTCTTAAGCGAGTCTGGCGCGCCGCATCCAGCTTGTCCTGTCCCATCCGGGCGATGCGGCAGCTCCTTCCGCGAGGGGGAGCAGGCCGCATTTACGGGCGAAATAACGGTGAAACTCCAAAGAAGGCGTCAATTCCGGGTGAAAGACCGTGACCAGTACAGCCGGCGATTCCGCAGCCGCGATGAAGTCGTCCTGCCTAAGCAGAATATCGACCCCGCTGCCGACGCGGATAATCTTCGGGGCGCGGATGAACGTAAGCGGCATCGGCAAAGGGGAAACTCTCGGCACTGAAGCCTCGCGCGTAAAACTGTCCAGTTGGCTGCCGAAACTGTTGCGTTCTATCTCCATGTCGATCAGGCCCAGATGAGGATTCTCACCCTTGATCGCTCGGGCGAGGAGTATTGCGCCTGCGCAGGTACCCCAGATTTTCATCCCCCCTTGGCAGTTGCTGATGATCGCCTGATCGATGCCATAGATGTGCAGCAGTCTGGAAAGGCAGGTGCTTTCACCGCCGGGGATGATAAGCCCTGCCAGATGAGTGAATTCATTGGCATGTTTTACGGAACGGCACGGAACGCCGATTCTCTCCAAGTGATCGAGATGCTCGAATACGTCGCCCTGGAGATTCAGAACCCCGATTGTTTCGCTGGCGCCTTCCTGTTTACTGAAGTCAAAGCTGCTCATTGCTTTAGTGTTGTATTGCTTACCAGCCACGGCCGGCCAGCAACTGTTCCTCGGGAATAGAGGAAATTTCCAAACCGGGCATCGCCTCGCCGATGTCCAGCGACGCTTCGAGCACCTTGGCTGGGTCGTTGAAGTAGGCGGTAGCCTTGACAATGGCCCGGGCGCGTTTGGCTGGCGCCGCCGATTTGAAGATCCCGGAGCCTACAAAGACCCCGTCACAGCCAAGCTGCATCATCAGCGCCGCATCTGCCGGAGTCGCGATTCCGCCGGCGGCAAAGTTTACAACCGGCAGCCGCCCGAGCTCCCGAACCTTTAACGCCAGTTCATAGGGAATGCCGTTTTCCTTGGCAAAGGCTGTTACCTCTTCCTGCGGCATGCCGACCAGTCTGCGAATTTCTCGGTTCACCGTCCGCATATGCCGCACGGCTTCAACGACATTTCCCGTTCCCGCCTCACCTTTCGTGCGGATCATCGCTGCGCCCTCGGCGATTCGCCGCAACGCCTCGCCCAGATTGCGCGCCCCACAGACGAAAGGTATCGAGAATTTCGTCTTGTCAATATGGCATTCCTCATCCGCCGGTGTCAGCACCTCGCTTTCATCGATGTAATCAATCTTGAGCTCCTGAAGTATCTGCGCCTCCACGAAATGGCCGATCCTCGCCTTCGCCATAACCGGAATCGTCATAGCCTTTTTGATTTCGGCAATCATCGCGGGATCCGACATTCTGGCCACTCCGCCGTCCTTGCGAATGTCAGAAGGAACCCGTTCGAGGGCCATGACCGCCACCGCACCTGCGTCTTCGGCGATTTTCGCCTGTTCCACATTTGTTACATCCATGATAACGCCGCCCTTGAGCATCTGCGCCAACTGGACATTCAGCTCATATCGTTTTGTTTCCATTACCACTTTCCCCCTTTGTGAAAATATACAATCCTGCCGCCGTGTTGCGTCAGAAACAGCCGGCTTCACTTACCCTTTTTACTTCCCTGCGTCAATCAGTTGCATTTATTGCAGCAGAAACGGCAATCTTTATTTCTATGGCATCCGTGCAGGGACGTCAAGAATAATTTTGAGAGTTTTGCAGTTATTTTTGTCGAACGCTCAAGCGCCGCATTTCATAGACAGGGCGCCGCCGGAGGGGGATTGACGTTGCAAGGATCTGTCTTGCATTTGGCAAGCACTTGTGTCAATTAAATCTATAAACATTCGCTGCTATTAAGTGGTCGTTGAGCGAAACAAGTTTTGGCCATCTCACAAGTGGAGGATTTTGTTATGATTCAAAAATATAGCGTTGCTGTCGTGACGGGCGCCTCGATCGGCATTGGGCGGGCGGTGGCCAAGCAATTGGCGCAGGCCAAAGTAAAGCTTATTTTAATTGCGCGCCGCGAAGCAAAATTGCGGGCGCTTGCCCAGGAGCTCCGAGATTTGACAACCTGCCATCTGGTGAATTGTGATCTTCGCGACCACGCAAACCTGGCCCAACATTTCAAAGAGCTGCCGGACGCTTTTTCTGCCGTCGATATTTTAATCAACAATGCCGGATTGGCCTTAGGCGTGGCGCCTGCACAACAAGCTTCGTGGAGGGACTGGCAGGACATGATAGATGTAAATTGTACAGCGCTGGCCCACATCACCCATTTGCTTTTACCGGGGATGGTTGCCAGAAACCGCGGTCATATTGTGAATATTGGTTCGGTTGCCGGCACTTATCCCTACCTTGGCGGCAACGTATATGGCGCCACGAAGTCTTTTGTGAAGCAGTTCTCGCTCAATTTGAAGGCCGATCTTCTGGGTACCGCTGTCCGAGTTACCAATATAGAGCCGGCCATGGTGGGCGGCACCGAGTTTTCACAGGTGAGGTTTAAGGGCGATGAAGGTAAGGCGGCGCAGGTTTACGAAGGGGTCGAGCCCCTTGGTCCCGAGTCTGTGGCCGATGCTGTGCTTTGGGCGGTTTCTCAGCCGCCGCATGTCAATATAACCAGGATTGAGTTAATGCCCGTATGTCAAGCTGCCAGCGGGATTGCTGTTGACAGAAAATTACCATAATTGGCGCACTCTGACGGAGTTTTCGGAAAGAAAGGTCTTTATTGAAGAGATCGTATGACTGCGGTAATGAACCATCGAGGCGATCAGGGCGGCATCGGCCTTCCCCGTAGTTAAAACGTCGAGCAGGTGCTCCGGCTGTCCTGCGCCGCCGGAGGCGATTACCGGGATTCCGACGCCGGTGGAGATCATTTCGGTAAGGGTCAGTTCATAGCCCGTTTGAGTTCCATCTGCGTCGATAGAGTTCAGACAGATCTCCCCTGCGCCGAGTCTCTCTCCCTCTTTTGCCCACCAGAGGGCGTCTATGGCGGTTGGCGTTCGTCCGCCATTGATGACGATTTCGTATCCGGAGGGGATATGCTGACTTGCCGGCGACTTCTTAACGTCCATACCCAAAACTATGCACTGATTGCCGAAGGCCCTTGCCCCCGCGGTTATTATTTCCGGATGCTGCACGGCCCAAGAGTTGAGGCTGACCTTCTCCGCACCGGCAAGGATTACCTGTCGCATCTCCTCCAGCGTCTTGATTCCGCCCCCCACGGAAAAGGGGATGAAGATCGTTTCGGCAACCCGTTTGACGACATCCAGCATAATCGCCCGCCGCTCGGCAGAAGCGGTGATGTCATAAAAGACAATTTCGTCGGCGCCTTGCTCATAATATTCGCGTGCCGCTGCGACCGGATCGCCGATATCCACGTTTTGCTGAAATTTAATCCCTTTTGTCAGACGACCGTCGCGGACGTCGAGACAGGGGATAATCCTTTTGCTAAGCATAATCACCTCTCCAGCGGCAGAAATTGGCCAAGAGCGTCAAACCGGGACGGCCGCTTTTTTCCGGGTGAAACTGAACGGCAACCAGGCTGCCCCGCGCTACGGCGGAGCAGAAACGAATCCCATAATCTGTCCAGCCGGCGACGCAGTTTTCATCAGCGGGTGCGGTGTAAAAAGAATGAACGAAGTAAAACTCGGATTCACGGGGAATCCCCGCAAACACTGGATGCCCTTGTTTGAATTCGACGCTGTTCCATCCCATGTGGGGTATTTTTAGCCTCCGGGGTCCGTCCTGGAGCCCCAGCGGAAACCGCTTCACTATGCCGGAAACGATGCCCAGGCAGGCGGCGTTGTCTTCCTCGCTGCGGTCCAAGATAATTTGGGAACCCAGACAGATGCCGAGCACCGGTTTTTTTGCCTGCACCCATTTGCGCAGTTGTTCGTCAAGTCCGCGCTCCCTGAGGTTGGCCATTGCCGCCCCGGCAGCTCCCACACCGGGAAAGATGATATGACTGGCACGGTCGAGCACTTTGCTGTCATGCGTAACGACGCAGGGCTCTTGCAAAAACGCAAGCGCCCGCGCCACGCTGGTCACATTGCCCGCCTTGTAATCGACGATTCCGATCATTCATTTACCCTTTCAACGAAGAGACTCATGCCCGCTTCCCACGAAAAAAACATTCAAGGGAGCCAATTGCAAAACTATTTGTCATTCCCGAAAGCGGAGCTTAATGTACACAATGCTTCTATCGGGAATACGGTTTTTCAAGCAGTTAGAACCAGATTATGAACATTAAACTTCGTTTTCCCGCTTAAAATCATTGCGGGAATGACAGAATGTGAGAGTTTTGCAATTGCCTCAAGACTATGATTTTATGTATTTTTACAATATTGTTTCACGTGAAATGTTTCCCCTGCCAACTGTCCCTTTTCTCTAATTCGCGGTTAATCGCATTTATCACGGCCAGTTTGTTTGCCGCCCACGGGGGGCCGAGAAAGATATCCCTGTATCCGTCCGCCGTCAGCCGCTGAATCACCATCGTCGGCGGCAGCAGCTCCAGGATGTCGCAAACAATGTTAACATACTCCTCTTGGCTCATCAGGTCAACACCGCCCCGCTGAAAACGATTGCCCAGCGGAGTTCCCTGCAGCGCCAGGAGCGAGTGTATTTTTATCCCCTGCAGCGGCATTGCGGCGATCGCCTGCGCCGTTTCCATTATCATCGCCCTTGATTCGCCGGGAAGGCCGACAATGATATGAGCGCAGAGCAGAAGCGGAGCGCCGGCCGCGCGGGCGACCGCGTCACGGAAGGTTGTCGCATCATGGCCCCTGTTCGTTTCCTGTAACGTCCGGTTATGGATCGACTGGAGGCCAAGCTCCAGCCAGACGTGATGAAGCTGTGCGTAAGAACGGATCAGGGCAAGAGTTTCAGACGGCACGCAATCAGGTCTGGTTCCAATCGCCAGGCCGATAATGTCATCGCCTGCCAGCGCCTCATCGTAGAGTTCGCGCAGTTCTTCGACGGGGGCGTAGGTGTTTGTAAAAGTCTGAAAATAGGCGATAAACTTCTTTGCCGGGGCACTCCGGCCATAAAACTCCCTTCCCCGGCGAAGCTGCTCGCCTACTGAAGGCAGAGACCCCGCCTGACGCAGTGCCGAGCCCCGTCCGTCACAATAAGTGCACCCTCCCCTCGCAACCTTCCCATCCCGGTTGGGGCAGGTAAAACCGGCATCTATAATAAGCTTGTGCACGGGGAAGCCAAAGAGGTTTTTCCAGTAACTCTTGAGATCGTAGTAACGTTTATTATTGTTCCAGAAAGCAGGCTTGGGCACGTTTTTCCTTTTTGGTTGCGTTCGTTGGAGGGATCATAGTAGATTAACAGTCGAACTGCAAGGGCGGATTGGACAAGGGGCTGCAGAAGAGCCGGTCGGTAAGGGGGAAATGCTGTTGCAGATGCTGACTTGTAAGACAATTGCGCGGGGAGAAAGAAAGACCAATGAACAGGGAGTATGACGTAATTGTGATCGGCGGCGGCCATGCAGGCTGCGAGGCCGCGCTCGCCGCGGCGCGGCTGGGCTGTGAGACGCTGCTTTTCAACATCAGTCTTGATTCGCTGGCAATTATGCCCTGTAACCCGGCGATCGGCGGATTGGCCAAAAGCCAGATCGTTAAGGAGGTGGACGCCCTCGGCGGCGAGATGGGACGTATTGCCGACCAGACCGCAGTCCATTTCCGCCGCTTGAACGCCTCCAAAGGGCCGGCGGTGCAGGCTACCCGTTTTCAGTGCGACAAGCAACTGTATCGTCTGACAATGAAGTCCGTCCTGGAGCAGACGCCGCATCTTCACCTCCGCCAGGGGCTCGTGGAAAAAGTCATTGTAGAAGACGGGGGCATTTGCGGTGTTGTGGATCAACCGGGTGTATTTTACAGGGCAAAGGCGGTCGTGATCACGACCGGCACTTTCCTGGACGGACTGGTCCATATTGGCGACGTCCGCTATCAGGCGGGACGGGCCGGCGAAATTGCCTCCCTGGAGCTTGCCTTCTGCCTGAAATCGCTCGGTTTGGAAATGGGACGGTTTAAAACTGGCACTCCCCCGCGTCTGAAGGCCTCCACGATAGACTTTTCTAAAACCGTACGCCAGGACAGCGATCCCGATCCGGAACCGTTTTCATTTCGCACCCAAAGGCTCCGCACCGAGCGCCTGCCTTCTTTTTTTACGGCGACGACCGCGGCAACCCATCGGCTGATCCACGCCAACATCCATCTTTCTCCGTTGTATTCCGGGGCTATTACCGGCGTCAGCGCCCGCTACTGCCCGTCTCTGGAGGACAAGGTGATGCATTTCTCCGGTAAGGAAAGCCATCCCGTTGTACTGGAGCATGAGGGAATCGCAACCGAGGAAATTTACGCCAAAGGGCTGGGCAACAGCCTGCCTCCCGCGTTACAGGAAGAGATCGTCCACAGTGTTCCCGGACTGGAAGAGGCGGAGATCATGCGCCTGGCCTATGCGATTGAATACGACTTTGTCCAGCCAACCCAGCTAAAATTGACGCTGGAGACAAAAATGGTTGCCGGCCTCTACCTGGCCGGCCAAATCAACGGCACCTCCGGTTACGAAGAGGCCGCCGGTCAGGGTTTCTGGGCCGGCGTCAACGCGGCGCTCGCGGTGCAGAAGCGGCCCCCCTTCATTCTGGAAAGGTCCGAGGCGTATCTGGCGGTGATGGTGGACGATCTTGTTACAAGGGGAGTAGATGAGCCTTTTCGAATGTTCCCCTCCCGCGCTGAATACCGGCTTTTATTGCGCGAAGACAACGCCACAATCCGACTGTCGAAAAAAGGTCACGAATTGGGGATGATCACGGATGAAGAATACAAGCAGCAGCAGGATCACATCAGCCGCATTGCCGGCGGCATCAAGAGGCTCTCTTCCGCCCGGATCGTTCCCACGGAGGAGACGCAAAAGGTTCTTGGGGAGTTAAACACGGCTCCGATTAAAAATCCGGTCACACTGTTTCAACTGCTCAAACGCGAGGGAGTGTGCCATGATGACCTTGCTCGCTTTGCCGGCTGGGAGGAAATTCCGGACAGCTTCGTGAAAAAAGAGATCGAAATTGAGGCAAAATACGAGGGCTATATACAAAGGCAGCAGGAAGCAATCAGAAAAAGGAAGGACTTCGACGGGGTAACTATCCCGGCAGATATTGATTACGCCTCCGTCCCCGGGTTGTCCAACGAACTGCAGGCGAAGTTCACCCGCGTCGCTCCGGCCACCATCGGTCAGGCAGG
Protein-coding regions in this window:
- a CDS encoding DegQ family serine endoprotease; translated protein: MKTENRGRKTFVMFLIAFLIGFFIVSAVEVLRSSFFRSSPVPDVQEASAVSTSPLSQAPLSFADLAEKLKPSVVNISTTKIMRGGGVRSPFEGSPLGRYFGGDDFFERFFGDVPQREFKQKSLGSGFIISHDGYIFTNNHVVEKADKILVKLSNGKEYDAKVIGKDAKTDIALIKIKPSESLPVADTGDSDKLRVGDWVMAIGNPFGLEQTVTVGIVSAKGRVIGAGPYDNFIQTDASINPGNSGGPLFNMQGQVIGINTAIVAQGQGIGFAIPISMAKTILPDLKSRGKVTRGWMGVSVQDISEDIAKSLRLKDQKGALVSDVVAGDPAEKAGLRAGDVITEINGKAVANTHELLLLIAGLRVGETIKVKVVRDGQEKIFPILIAERTDNAETASAKISGEAFGMAVQEITPEIATQLGLPVKKGIIVVDVQRGSLADEVGIQPQDIILQVNKAKVTTLKEYKNEIAKVGAKGNILLLIRRGRTTFFVPLVK
- a CDS encoding fumarylacetoacetate hydrolase family protein: MRISQLLSPLAPPNILAVGLNYGRHAEETKVSRPEIPVLFIKATTSVIGTGETIVLPAAGPDQVDYEAELAIVIGKKAKNVRREDALKYVLGYSCANDVSARDWQIEKQKRQWSRGKSFDTFCPLGPCIVTCDEIPSPNNLRICSILNGKIMQNSNTADMIFDIPALISDLSQSLTLLPGTVILTGTPEGVGFARKPPVFLRDGDEIVIEIEKIGRLVNRVGTEA
- a CDS encoding YhbY family RNA-binding protein, with the protein product MEDLKGFEKKYLRGLAHSLKPLVLIGKEGLTDGTTLAVDEALSLHELIKIKFNDFKESEQKIVLTNELALRTNSHLVGMIGHTAALYRRQPAPEKRKIALPVRTGRKQVGK
- the pdxT gene encoding pyridoxal 5'-phosphate synthase glutaminase subunit PdxT, whose product is MSSFDFSKQEGASETIGVLNLQGDVFEHLDHLERIGVPCRSVKHANEFTHLAGLIIPGGESTCLSRLLHIYGIDQAIISNCQGGMKIWGTCAGAILLARAIKGENPHLGLIDMEIERNSFGSQLDSFTREASVPRVSPLPMPLTFIRAPKIIRVGSGVDILLRQDDFIAAAESPAVLVTVFHPELTPSLEFHRYFARKCGLLPLAEGAAASPGWDRTSWMRRARLA
- the pdxS gene encoding pyridoxal 5'-phosphate synthase lyase subunit PdxS — its product is METKRYELNVQLAQMLKGGVIMDVTNVEQAKIAEDAGAVAVMALERVPSDIRKDGGVARMSDPAMIAEIKKAMTIPVMAKARIGHFVEAQILQELKIDYIDESEVLTPADEECHIDKTKFSIPFVCGARNLGEALRRIAEGAAMIRTKGEAGTGNVVEAVRHMRTVNREIRRLVGMPQEEVTAFAKENGIPYELALKVRELGRLPVVNFAAGGIATPADAALMMQLGCDGVFVGSGIFKSAAPAKRARAIVKATAYFNDPAKVLEASLDIGEAMPGLEISSIPEEQLLAGRGW
- a CDS encoding SDR family NAD(P)-dependent oxidoreductase, whose product is MIQKYSVAVVTGASIGIGRAVAKQLAQAKVKLILIARREAKLRALAQELRDLTTCHLVNCDLRDHANLAQHFKELPDAFSAVDILINNAGLALGVAPAQQASWRDWQDMIDVNCTALAHITHLLLPGMVARNRGHIVNIGSVAGTYPYLGGNVYGATKSFVKQFSLNLKADLLGTAVRVTNIEPAMVGGTEFSQVRFKGDEGKAAQVYEGVEPLGPESVADAVLWAVSQPPHVNITRIELMPVCQAASGIAVDRKLP
- the hisF gene encoding imidazole glycerol phosphate synthase subunit HisF; amino-acid sequence: MLSKRIIPCLDVRDGRLTKGIKFQQNVDIGDPVAAAREYYEQGADEIVFYDITASAERRAIMLDVVKRVAETIFIPFSVGGGIKTLEEMRQVILAGAEKVSLNSWAVQHPEIITAGARAFGNQCIVLGMDVKKSPASQHIPSGYEIVINGGRTPTAIDALWWAKEGERLGAGEICLNSIDADGTQTGYELTLTEMISTGVGIPVIASGGAGQPEHLLDVLTTGKADAALIASMVHYRSHTISSIKTFLSENSVRVRQLW
- the hisH gene encoding imidazole glycerol phosphate synthase subunit HisH, translating into MIGIVDYKAGNVTSVARALAFLQEPCVVTHDSKVLDRASHIIFPGVGAAGAAMANLRERGLDEQLRKWVQAKKPVLGICLGSQIILDRSEEDNAACLGIVSGIVKRFPLGLQDGPRRLKIPHMGWNSVEFKQGHPVFAGIPRESEFYFVHSFYTAPADENCVAGWTDYGIRFCSAVARGSLVAVQFHPEKSGRPGLTLLANFCRWRGDYA
- a CDS encoding TIGR01212 family radical SAM protein (This family includes YhcC from E. coli K-12, an uncharacterized radical SAM protein.); protein product: MPKPAFWNNNKRYYDLKSYWKNLFGFPVHKLIIDAGFTCPNRDGKVARGGCTYCDGRGSALRQAGSLPSVGEQLRRGREFYGRSAPAKKFIAYFQTFTNTYAPVEELRELYDEALAGDDIIGLAIGTRPDCVPSETLALIRSYAQLHHVWLELGLQSIHNRTLQETNRGHDATTFRDAVARAAGAPLLLCAHIIVGLPGESRAMIMETAQAIAAMPLQGIKIHSLLALQGTPLGNRFQRGGVDLMSQEEYVNIVCDILELLPPTMVIQRLTADGYRDIFLGPPWAANKLAVINAINRELEKRDSWQGKHFT
- the mnmG gene encoding tRNA uridine-5-carboxymethylaminomethyl(34) synthesis enzyme MnmG; translation: MNREYDVIVIGGGHAGCEAALAAARLGCETLLFNISLDSLAIMPCNPAIGGLAKSQIVKEVDALGGEMGRIADQTAVHFRRLNASKGPAVQATRFQCDKQLYRLTMKSVLEQTPHLHLRQGLVEKVIVEDGGICGVVDQPGVFYRAKAVVITTGTFLDGLVHIGDVRYQAGRAGEIASLELAFCLKSLGLEMGRFKTGTPPRLKASTIDFSKTVRQDSDPDPEPFSFRTQRLRTERLPSFFTATTAATHRLIHANIHLSPLYSGAITGVSARYCPSLEDKVMHFSGKESHPVVLEHEGIATEEIYAKGLGNSLPPALQEEIVHSVPGLEEAEIMRLAYAIEYDFVQPTQLKLTLETKMVAGLYLAGQINGTSGYEEAAGQGFWAGVNAALAVQKRPPFILERSEAYLAVMVDDLVTRGVDEPFRMFPSRAEYRLLLREDNATIRLSKKGHELGMITDEEYKQQQDHISRIAGGIKRLSSARIVPTEETQKVLGELNTAPIKNPVTLFQLLKREGVCHDDLARFAGWEEIPDSFVKKEIEIEAKYEGYIQRQQEAIRKRKDFDGVTIPADIDYASVPGLSNELQAKFTRVAPATIGQAGRIPGITDAAITALLVALKKREYRHSQ